The genomic DNA ATGCCATTGATTAGATCCTGCACGATGGTCTGGGCTCCCAGTCCGACGGTGAGGCCCACGATGCCGGCGCCCGCCAGGACGGGGGTCGGATCCACGCCGAGATCGCTGAGGACCATCATGCAGATGCAGAAGTAGACGGCGTATTTGATGATGCTCTGCATCAGGCTGATGAACGTCTGGCGCCGGCGCTGCACGTCATCGGCGACGGAGGTGCTGGCCGACAGCAGCCGCGTGACCATGACGCGGCCGAATTCAACCAGCACGCTGGCGGCGAAGAACATCGAGACGACGCGGATCAGGATGGGCCCGTAGGGCGCGACGGGCTCCAGCGTCTGGAACTTGCGGACGATCAGGGTCGCCACCGAGATATAGGTGATGGCCTCGAGGCTCTTCTGGCCCACGGGCAGCAGCCTGCGCAGGACCGCGTAATACTCCTCGAGCGGGGTGCCCTGGCTCTTGGCCTCCCAGGAGGCCACCAGCCGCTCGGACAGGAAGTAGAGCAGGAACACGAGCGCCCGCCCACCGGTGACGAGCAGCAGGATGTAGAGGGTGGTGGAGATCAGCCAGTCGATGGCGACCGGGAGGTCCACGGCGGGGAGCGCCAGGTTCACCACGGTGTTGGCCAGGGCGAGGTTGACGACGGACGGCAGAATCGCCAGCAGCTTCTCCACGTGGATGCGCTGCGCCTCGTGCAGCTGGCGCTCGCGCAGCGTCTGCTCGACCCGGACCACCAATCGCCGGCCGCCGCGCTGCAAGGTGTAGAAGCCGATGAGCATCAGCACCACGAGGCCCGCGCCGCGTCCCAGGGCCTTGAGGATGTCGGGGGTGACCTCCAACAGGGCCTGGTCGAACCAGGGCTGGAGATCCGTGCCGCTCCAGAGCGCGTAGCCGAGCAGGGCGGTGCCGGCGACGATGACGGGAATGGACACGAAGGAGGCGAGCAGCCTGCCCCGCTTGTAGAC from Melittangium boletus DSM 14713 includes the following:
- a CDS encoding mechanosensitive ion channel family protein; the encoded protein is MVISRLAETPELNNALLVGSAVLLLLLVSWSVLVISSFLLHQGIRASGIQSLAALGEGVYKRGRLLASFVSIPVIVAGTALLGYALWSGTDLQPWFDQALLEVTPDILKALGRGAGLVVLMLIGFYTLQRGGRRLVVRVEQTLRERQLHEAQRIHVEKLLAILPSVVNLALANTVVNLALPAVDLPVAIDWLISTTLYILLLVTGGRALVFLLYFLSERLVASWEAKSQGTPLEEYYAVLRRLLPVGQKSLEAITYISVATLIVRKFQTLEPVAPYGPILIRVVSMFFAASVLVEFGRVMVTRLLSASTSVADDVQRRRQTFISLMQSIIKYAVYFCICMMVLSDLGVDPTPVLAGAGIVGLTVGLGAQTIVQDLINGIFLLFEDQILNGDYVRIGDTEGMVDEITPRVTRIRDRYGRLHIMRNGEIKNVINYSRGWTLAVVEMSVAYESDLRQALRVINEASAQLPNLLPGKAIETPKVMGIETIDESCLRVRIETKVAPGCHYEVKRVLHMLLVESFNANKLEIPYPKSVELSPPEPLAPPGEKEAA